A window from Citrus sinensis cultivar Valencia sweet orange chromosome 5, DVS_A1.0, whole genome shotgun sequence encodes these proteins:
- the LOC107176113 gene encoding uncharacterized protein LOC107176113, translating to MAKRYILTSISVELHKKHRSMETTTEIMASLHQMFGQNTHFAREATLKRITDIKMEKGTRVHDHVLKMMDYLNDVEIHGVQIDDKTKINMVIESLPDTFREFKETKRSSEESFKQQLRTC from the exons ATGGCTAAGCGCTATATATTGACTTCGATTTCTGTGGAACTGCATAAGAAACATCGGAGCATGGAAACAACCACTGAAATAATGGCTAGTCTTCATCAGATGTTTGGGCAAAATACTCATTTTGCCAGAGAAGCAACATTAAAACGTATTACGGATATTAAGATGGAAAAGGGCACAAGAGTTCATGATCATGTCCTTaaaatgatggactatttgaatgaTGTAGAGATTCATGGTGTTCAAATCGATGATAAAACAAAGATTAACATGGTGATTGAATCTTTGCCTGATACATTCAGAGAGTTTAAG gAAACCAAGAGATCAAGTGAAGAAAGTTTCAAACAGCAGTTGAGGACATGCTAg